A single genomic interval of Monodelphis domestica isolate mMonDom1 chromosome X, mMonDom1.pri, whole genome shotgun sequence harbors:
- the LOC130456099 gene encoding uncharacterized protein LOC130456099: MGQKPQTEIQHIGQREIHSSLGNRLNMGALDHDPSQEFLPRNRASCLLGTAQWDHRWRINKEKAEKDSSEKTGWQTRTPTTAWSPPKDASISTRRRDEGRLSQVLPDNQHRRHRSMALALPESMLASLSGIRDGRLVEGRRPGVAAAAHCQSHPYGSQGPTVRNENGRPRALPRHPRSPNLLGGFVQDDEREEYFPSAQIHPGAL; this comes from the exons ATGGGCCAGAAACCCCAGACAGAAATTCAGCACATTGGACAGAGGGAGATCCATTCGAGCCTCGGGAACCGCCTGAACATGGGGGCACTGGATCATGATCCTTCTCAAGAGTTCCTTCCTAGGAACAGAGCCAGTTGCCTTTTGGGCACAGCACAATGGGACCATAGATGGAGAATCAACAAAGAGAAGGCTGAGAAAG ATTCCAGTGAGAAGACTGGATGGCAGACCCGGACCCCAACCACTGCCTGGAGCCCACCCAAGGATGCCTCCATCTCAACAAGAAG GAGAGATGAAGGAAGGCTGTCCCAGGTCCTCCCAGACAATCAGCACCGCAGACATAGATCAATGGCCCTTGCCCTACCGGAGAGCATGCTGGCATCTCTGTCTGGAATCAGAGATGGAAGATTGGTAGAGGGAAGAAGACCAGGAGTGGCTGCTGCTGCCCACTGCCAGTCTCACCCCTACGGCTCTCAAGGACCAACAGTCAGGAATGAAAATGGAAGACCTAGAGCTCTTCCCCGGCACCCAAGATCCCCAAACCTCCTAGGTGGCTTTGTACAGGATGATGAGAGGGAGGAATATTTTCCCTCAGCCCAGATCCACCCAGGGGCATTATAA